One genomic segment of Mycolicibacterium psychrotolerans includes these proteins:
- a CDS encoding sensor histidine kinase, with product MSSSPRAERSRLSVISSPRSWSLRARLLVTQVVLLAVVCAGIGLATEFALQRFLMNQLDEQVVEAGRRSSVIFEFGPPPPPGAGPPDMMPAPPPPRPPRRVMIRDKEGPGPEFLNAPGQAILTVGAVVAGGRVLDAGMITTDGARAAIPAAAAAQLAALPADERPVTVDLDGLGRYRVVSFPAHHPGQSVVAGLPTSDVDDTMLWVAAIFCIVAVVALVGAGTAGMVIIRRQLAPLARVSAAAQQVADLELDRGEVRLPTPIVRVDPAAANTEIGQLGSALNRMLDRIAGALSARHASETRVRQFVADASHELRTPLAAIRGYTELAQRKHDELPDDVAHAMSRVESETERMTRLVEDMLLLARLDTGRPLERGPVDLTRLVVDTVSDAHIAGPDHTWELDLPDEPVAVPGDEARLHQVLANLLANARTHTPPGTSVTTSLTIDDRGDAVLTVLDDGPGIPVWLQPEVFERFARGDSSRSRRGGSTGLGLAIVAAVVRAHGGTIVVHSVPGRTEFVVTLPGDSQPRHSGGPSDA from the coding sequence ATGTCCTCAAGCCCGCGCGCTGAGCGGTCGCGCCTGAGCGTGATCAGCTCGCCGCGCAGCTGGTCGCTGCGCGCCCGGCTGCTCGTCACACAGGTGGTCCTGCTGGCCGTGGTGTGCGCAGGCATCGGCCTCGCGACCGAGTTCGCGCTGCAACGGTTCCTGATGAACCAGCTCGACGAACAGGTGGTCGAGGCGGGCAGACGCTCGTCGGTGATCTTCGAGTTCGGGCCGCCCCCACCGCCGGGTGCGGGACCGCCCGACATGATGCCGGCTCCGCCGCCGCCCCGGCCGCCGCGCCGCGTGATGATCCGCGACAAGGAAGGTCCCGGCCCGGAGTTCCTCAACGCGCCCGGGCAGGCCATCTTGACCGTCGGCGCCGTCGTCGCGGGCGGGCGGGTGCTCGACGCCGGGATGATCACCACCGACGGCGCCCGGGCCGCGATCCCCGCCGCGGCGGCTGCACAACTCGCCGCGCTGCCGGCCGACGAGCGGCCCGTCACGGTCGACCTCGACGGCCTGGGCCGCTACCGGGTGGTGAGCTTTCCCGCGCATCATCCCGGCCAGTCCGTCGTCGCCGGGCTGCCCACCAGCGACGTCGACGACACCATGCTGTGGGTCGCGGCGATCTTCTGCATTGTCGCCGTGGTCGCGCTGGTCGGCGCCGGCACCGCCGGCATGGTGATCATCCGCCGCCAGCTCGCCCCGCTGGCCCGCGTATCGGCCGCCGCTCAGCAGGTCGCCGACCTGGAACTCGACCGCGGCGAGGTGCGGTTGCCCACCCCGATCGTCAGGGTCGACCCCGCCGCGGCGAACACCGAGATCGGGCAGCTGGGCTCCGCGCTGAACCGGATGCTCGACCGGATCGCCGGGGCACTGTCGGCGCGGCACGCCAGCGAGACGCGGGTGCGTCAGTTCGTCGCCGATGCCAGCCACGAACTGCGCACACCGCTGGCCGCGATCCGCGGCTACACCGAACTGGCGCAGCGCAAGCACGATGAGCTGCCCGACGACGTCGCCCACGCGATGAGCCGTGTCGAGTCGGAGACCGAGCGGATGACCCGGCTGGTGGAGGACATGCTGCTGCTGGCCCGGCTGGACACCGGCCGCCCGCTCGAGCGGGGACCCGTCGACCTCACCCGCCTGGTCGTCGACACCGTCAGCGACGCGCACATCGCCGGCCCCGACCACACCTGGGAGCTGGACCTGCCCGACGAGCCGGTCGCCGTGCCCGGCGACGAGGCGCGGCTGCACCAGGTGCTGGCCAATCTGCTGGCCAACGCCCGCACGCACACCCCGCCGGGCACCTCGGTGACGACCTCGCTGACCATCGACGACCGCGGTGACGCCGTTCTGACCGTCCTCGACGACGGTCCGGGCATTCCGGTCTGGCTGCAGCCGGAGGTGTTCGAGCGGTTCGCGCGCGGGGACTCGTCGCGGTCCCGGCGGGGCGGCAGCACCGGGCTGGGCCTGGCGATCGTCGCGGCCGTGGTGCGCGCGCACGGAGGCACGATCGTCGTGCACAGTGTGCCCGGCCGGACCGAGTTCGTGGTCACGCTGCCCGGTGATTCACAGCCAAGGCACAGCGGGGGCCCATCAGACGCCTAG
- a CDS encoding glycosyltransferase family 39 protein, with product MSAEQTRTRPTQAAGARVRVCSPALVALLIGTAVLYLWNLGASKWANSFYAAAVQAGSTDATAMLFGSSDAANAITVDKTPAALWVMDISARLFGFNTWSMLVPQALMGVAAVALIYACVGRLLGPGAGLLAGAILALTPVAALMFRFNNPDALLVLMLVLAAYCTQRACEKDASRWWLVAAGAAVGFGFLAKMLQALLVLPALAAAYLLAGHRPPRTRILDTALAAFAVVVSAGWYVSLVELWPASARPYIGGSQHNSIVELALGYNGVGRLTGNEPGGLGNLNHDVGWGRLLGYGMGADIGWLLPAAVICIAAGFVLTRRSPRTDPTRAALVLWGGWLAVTAVVLSFMNGIVHPYYTVALAPAIAAGIGIGATLLWRNRTDIRAATALAGAVVVTVVLAAQLLSRTADWLPWLRAAVAVGGVGAAALILVAGRLGPIAARVVAGAAVVSCLAAPAAYAVATAATPHSGAIPSVGPARSGGFTGGGLLSSPTPRAHLIRVLSAEADRFTWAAAVVGSNNAAGYQLAIGAPVMAIGGFNGTDPSPTLDQFVRAASEGRIHYFIQGRVMTMGRSDASEAKDSVAIRNWVDAHFPAQTVDGTVIYDLTAGISQPAHSSGQR from the coding sequence ATGTCGGCCGAGCAGACGCGAACTCGGCCGACACAGGCCGCAGGAGCACGAGTTCGCGTCTGCTCGCCGGCCCTGGTCGCGCTGCTGATCGGCACCGCCGTGCTGTACCTGTGGAACCTCGGCGCCTCGAAGTGGGCCAACTCGTTTTACGCCGCCGCCGTGCAGGCCGGGTCGACCGACGCGACGGCGATGCTGTTCGGGTCCAGCGATGCGGCCAACGCGATCACCGTCGACAAGACCCCGGCCGCGCTGTGGGTGATGGACATCTCGGCACGGCTGTTCGGGTTCAACACATGGAGCATGCTGGTGCCGCAGGCCCTGATGGGCGTGGCCGCGGTGGCCCTGATCTACGCCTGCGTGGGCCGGCTGCTCGGACCCGGGGCCGGCCTGCTCGCCGGAGCGATCCTCGCGCTGACACCCGTGGCGGCGCTGATGTTCCGCTTCAACAACCCCGATGCGCTGCTGGTGCTGATGCTCGTGCTCGCCGCCTACTGCACCCAGCGCGCCTGCGAGAAGGACGCCAGCCGGTGGTGGCTGGTCGCGGCCGGCGCGGCCGTCGGGTTCGGCTTCCTGGCGAAGATGTTGCAGGCGCTTCTCGTACTGCCGGCGCTTGCCGCGGCGTACCTGCTCGCCGGGCACCGGCCGCCGCGCACGCGCATCCTCGACACCGCGCTCGCCGCGTTCGCGGTCGTGGTGTCGGCCGGGTGGTACGTCTCGCTCGTCGAGCTCTGGCCCGCTTCGGCCCGGCCCTACATCGGCGGCTCACAGCACAACAGCATCGTCGAACTGGCCCTGGGCTACAACGGTGTCGGCCGGCTCACGGGAAACGAACCCGGCGGGCTGGGCAACCTCAACCACGACGTCGGGTGGGGCCGGCTGCTCGGCTACGGAATGGGCGCCGACATCGGCTGGCTGCTGCCCGCCGCGGTGATCTGCATCGCCGCCGGTTTCGTGCTCACCCGCCGATCGCCCCGCACCGACCCCACCCGCGCGGCGCTGGTGCTCTGGGGCGGGTGGCTGGCCGTCACCGCTGTGGTGTTGAGCTTCATGAACGGCATCGTGCATCCCTACTACACCGTGGCGCTCGCGCCCGCGATCGCCGCCGGTATCGGCATCGGCGCAACGTTGTTGTGGCGCAACCGAACCGACATCCGCGCCGCGACGGCGCTGGCCGGCGCGGTCGTCGTCACCGTGGTCCTGGCCGCGCAACTGCTGTCCCGCACCGCGGACTGGCTGCCGTGGCTGCGGGCGGCTGTCGCGGTCGGCGGCGTGGGGGCCGCGGCGCTGATCCTCGTCGCGGGCCGGCTGGGCCCGATCGCCGCGCGCGTCGTCGCGGGTGCGGCCGTGGTGTCCTGTCTTGCCGCGCCCGCGGCGTACGCGGTGGCCACCGCGGCGACCCCGCACAGCGGCGCCATCCCGTCAGTGGGCCCCGCGCGTAGCGGCGGTTTCACCGGCGGCGGCTTGTTGAGCTCACCGACGCCGCGTGCCCACCTGATCAGGGTCCTCTCCGCCGAGGCGGACCGATTCACCTGGGCCGCCGCGGTGGTCGGCTCCAACAACGCCGCCGGCTACCAATTGGCCATCGGCGCACCGGTGATGGCCATCGGCGGGTTCAACGGGACGGATCCCTCGCCGACGCTCGACCAGTTCGTCCGTGCCGCGTCCGAGGGCCGGATCCACTACTTCATCCAGGGGCGGGTGATGACGATGGGCCGGTCCGATGCGAGCGAGGCGAAGGACTCGGTCGCGATCCGGAATTGGGTCGACGCGCACTTCCCGGCGCAGACCGTCGACGGCACGGTGATCTACGACTTGACGGCCGGCATCTCACAGCCGGCGCATAGCTCGGGCCAACGCTGA
- the cysD gene encoding sulfate adenylyltransferase subunit CysD, which yields MMTATEQIAPNAGRYELSHLRALEAEAIHIIREVAAEFERPVLLFSGGKDSIVMLHLAIKAFRPGRLPFPVMHVDTGHNFDEVLQARDQLVAESGVRLVVAKVQDDIDAGRVVETIPSRNPMQTFTLLRAIRENKFDAAFGGARRDEEKARAKERVFSFRDEFGQWDPKNQRPELWNLYNGRHHKGEHIRAFPLSNWTEFDIWSYIGAEKIALPSIYYAHQRKVFERDGMLLAVHKFLQPRKDEPIIEKTVRFRTVGDVTCTGCVESTAATVSEVIAETAISRLTERGATRADDRISEAGMEDRKREGYF from the coding sequence ATGATGACCGCGACCGAACAGATCGCCCCCAACGCGGGGCGCTACGAGCTGAGCCACCTGCGCGCGCTGGAGGCCGAGGCCATCCACATCATCCGAGAGGTGGCTGCCGAATTCGAGCGTCCGGTGCTGCTGTTCTCGGGCGGTAAGGACTCGATCGTCATGCTGCACCTGGCGATCAAGGCGTTCCGGCCCGGCCGGCTGCCGTTCCCGGTGATGCACGTCGACACCGGCCACAACTTCGACGAGGTGCTGCAGGCGCGCGATCAGCTGGTCGCCGAGTCGGGCGTGCGCCTGGTGGTGGCGAAGGTGCAGGACGACATCGACGCCGGCCGCGTGGTCGAGACCATCCCGTCGCGCAACCCGATGCAGACGTTCACCTTGCTGCGCGCCATCCGGGAGAACAAGTTCGACGCCGCGTTCGGCGGAGCCCGCCGCGACGAGGAGAAGGCCCGCGCCAAGGAGCGGGTGTTCAGCTTCCGCGACGAGTTCGGCCAGTGGGATCCGAAGAATCAGCGGCCCGAACTGTGGAACCTCTACAACGGGCGGCACCACAAGGGGGAGCACATCCGCGCCTTCCCGCTGTCCAACTGGACCGAGTTCGACATCTGGTCCTACATCGGTGCCGAGAAGATCGCCCTGCCGTCGATCTACTACGCGCACCAGCGCAAGGTGTTCGAACGCGACGGGATGCTGCTGGCCGTGCACAAGTTCCTGCAGCCGCGCAAGGACGAGCCGATCATCGAGAAGACCGTGCGGTTCCGCACGGTCGGCGACGTCACTTGCACCGGCTGTGTCGAATCGACCGCGGCCACCGTGTCCGAGGTGATCGCCGAGACGGCCATCTCCCGTCTCACCGAGCGCGGCGCCACCCGTGCCGACGACCGGATTTCCGAGGCAGGAATGGAAGACCGCAAGCGCGAGGGGTATTTCTGA
- a CDS encoding bifunctional glycosyltransferase family 2/GtrA family protein — MTDTELVAETRCGRIPFERRPHAARTARATGAPVLDVVVPVYNEQAALAASVHRLHRYLGDAVPFPARITIADNASTDDTPRIAAALAAELTDVRVVRLEQKGRGRALHHVWSASDAAVLVYTDVDLSTDLAALGPLVAPLISGHSDLAIGTRLARGAQVTRGPKREIISRCYNFILKSTLSAGFSDAQCGFKAIRADVAARLLPHVEDTGWFFDTELLVLAERSGLRIHEVPVDWVDDPDSRVDIVATAAADLRGIGRLLRGLATGAIPVNTIAAQLGSSRSSAAPSSLLRQVVRFGAVGVASTAAYVLLFVLLQGAVGAQLANLFALLLTAIGNTAANRRFTFGAAGRALLARHHLEGLLVFGIALTITSGSLSLLHATAAAPHRMLELAVLIAANLLATVVRFVLLRGWVFHPRRTVTEGFVR; from the coding sequence ATGACAGACACCGAGCTCGTGGCCGAGACACGTTGCGGCCGAATTCCGTTCGAACGGCGACCGCATGCCGCGCGGACCGCGCGCGCCACTGGGGCGCCCGTGCTGGACGTCGTCGTTCCCGTCTACAACGAGCAGGCCGCGCTGGCCGCCTCGGTGCACCGGCTGCACCGCTACCTGGGCGACGCGGTGCCGTTCCCGGCGCGGATCACGATCGCCGACAACGCCAGCACCGACGACACCCCGCGCATCGCCGCCGCGCTGGCCGCCGAGCTGACCGACGTGCGGGTGGTGCGCCTCGAGCAGAAGGGTCGCGGCCGGGCGTTGCACCACGTGTGGTCCGCATCGGACGCAGCGGTGCTGGTCTACACCGACGTCGACCTCTCGACCGACCTCGCCGCGCTGGGACCACTGGTGGCCCCTCTGATCTCGGGGCACTCCGACCTGGCGATCGGCACCCGGCTGGCCCGCGGCGCGCAGGTGACCCGTGGCCCGAAGCGGGAGATCATCTCCCGCTGCTACAACTTCATCCTGAAATCCACGCTGTCGGCCGGCTTCTCGGACGCGCAGTGTGGTTTCAAGGCCATCCGCGCCGACGTGGCCGCACGTCTGCTGCCGCACGTGGAAGACACCGGCTGGTTCTTCGACACCGAGCTGCTGGTGCTCGCCGAGCGCAGCGGACTGCGCATCCACGAGGTTCCGGTCGACTGGGTCGACGATCCCGACAGCCGCGTCGACATCGTCGCGACGGCAGCGGCCGACCTGCGGGGCATCGGCCGGCTGCTGCGGGGTTTGGCCACCGGCGCGATCCCGGTGAACACCATTGCGGCTCAACTCGGTTCGTCGCGCAGCTCCGCCGCACCCAGTTCGCTGCTGCGGCAGGTGGTGCGGTTCGGCGCCGTCGGCGTCGCGTCCACCGCGGCCTATGTGCTGTTGTTCGTGCTACTGCAGGGTGCCGTGGGCGCGCAGCTGGCGAACCTGTTCGCCCTGCTGCTCACCGCCATCGGGAACACCGCGGCCAACCGGCGGTTCACCTTCGGGGCGGCAGGCCGCGCCCTGCTGGCCCGGCACCATCTCGAGGGGCTGCTCGTCTTCGGCATCGCCCTGACCATCACCAGCGGGTCGCTGAGCCTGTTGCACGCCACCGCCGCGGCACCACACCGCATGCTCGAACTCGCCGTGCTCATCGCGGCGAACCTGCTCGCGACCGTGGTCCGCTTCGTCCTGCTGCGCGGCTGGGTCTTCCACCCGCGTCGCACCGTCACAGAAGGATTCGTTCGATGA
- the cysN gene encoding sulfate adenylyltransferase subunit CysN: MATLLRIATAGSVDDGKSTLIGRLLFDSKAVMEDQLAAVERTSKERGHDYTDLALVTDGLRAEREQGITIDVAYRYFATAKRKFIIADTPGHIQYTRNMVTGTSTAQLAIVLVDARHGLLEQSRRHAFLASLLGIRHIVLAVNKMDLVDWSQERFEKIREEFHEFAARLDVQDVTTIPLSALNGDNVVTKSDVTPWYDGPCLLSHLEDVYIAGDRNLVDVRFPVQYVIRPQTHEHADHRSYAGTVASGVMRPGDEVVVLPTGKSSRITAIEGPGGPVQEAFPPMAVSVSLADDIDISRGDLIARPNNQPRVTQEFDATVCWMADEASLEPGRDYLIKHTTRTTRVRVTALDYRLDVNTLHRDKTATALKLNELGRVSLRSQVPLLLDEYSRNAATGSFILIDPHTNGTVAAGMILPYVSARTASPNTVRHQSLCTAEDRLSKGRTVWFTGLSGSGKSSVAMLVEQKLLEKGTPAYVLDGDNLRHGLNADLGFSMADRAENQRRLAHIAAILADSGQVVLVPAISPLEEHRALAREVTTAAGLDFFEVFMDTPLEDCERRDPKGLYAKARAGEITHFTGIDSPYQRPKDPDLHLTHEHSLDALADRVIELLESTP; this comes from the coding sequence ATGGCTACGTTGCTGCGCATCGCGACCGCCGGTTCGGTCGACGACGGTAAGTCAACGCTGATCGGCCGGCTGCTCTTCGACAGCAAGGCCGTGATGGAGGACCAGCTCGCCGCTGTCGAGCGCACCTCGAAGGAACGCGGACACGACTACACCGACCTGGCCCTGGTGACCGACGGTCTGCGCGCCGAGCGTGAGCAGGGCATCACGATCGACGTCGCCTACCGCTATTTCGCCACGGCCAAGCGGAAATTCATCATCGCCGACACCCCCGGCCACATCCAGTACACCCGCAACATGGTCACCGGGACATCGACGGCGCAGTTGGCGATCGTGCTCGTCGACGCCCGCCACGGCCTGCTTGAGCAGTCGCGCCGCCATGCGTTCCTGGCGTCGCTGCTCGGTATCCGCCATATCGTGCTGGCCGTCAACAAGATGGACCTCGTCGACTGGAGCCAGGAACGGTTCGAGAAGATCCGCGAGGAGTTCCACGAGTTCGCCGCGCGGCTGGACGTCCAGGACGTCACCACGATTCCGCTGTCGGCGCTGAACGGCGACAACGTCGTCACCAAGTCCGACGTCACGCCGTGGTACGACGGTCCGTGCCTGCTGAGCCACCTGGAGGACGTCTACATCGCGGGCGACCGCAACCTCGTCGACGTCCGCTTCCCGGTGCAGTACGTGATCCGGCCGCAGACCCATGAGCACGCCGATCACCGCAGCTATGCCGGCACGGTGGCGAGCGGCGTGATGCGGCCCGGCGACGAGGTCGTCGTGCTGCCCACGGGCAAGTCGTCGCGGATCACCGCGATCGAGGGCCCGGGCGGCCCTGTGCAGGAGGCGTTTCCGCCGATGGCGGTGTCGGTCAGCCTGGCCGACGACATCGACATCTCGCGCGGCGACCTGATCGCCCGGCCCAACAACCAGCCGCGGGTCACCCAGGAGTTCGACGCGACCGTGTGCTGGATGGCCGACGAGGCGTCGCTGGAGCCGGGCCGCGATTACCTGATCAAGCACACGACCAGGACCACCCGCGTGCGGGTCACCGCGCTGGACTACCGGCTCGACGTCAACACCCTGCACCGCGACAAGACCGCCACGGCGCTGAAACTCAACGAGCTGGGTCGGGTGTCGCTGCGCAGCCAGGTGCCCCTGCTGCTCGACGAGTACAGCCGCAACGCCGCCACCGGGTCCTTCATCCTCATCGACCCCCACACCAACGGCACCGTGGCGGCGGGGATGATCCTGCCCTACGTGAGCGCGCGGACGGCGAGTCCCAACACCGTGCGGCACCAGTCGCTGTGCACCGCGGAGGACCGGCTGTCCAAGGGCCGCACGGTGTGGTTCACCGGACTGTCGGGCTCGGGCAAGTCCTCGGTGGCGATGCTGGTCGAGCAGAAGCTCCTCGAAAAGGGAACCCCTGCCTACGTTCTCGATGGGGACAACCTGCGTCACGGCCTCAACGCCGATCTCGGCTTCTCGATGGCCGACCGCGCCGAGAACCAGCGCAGGCTCGCTCACATCGCGGCCATCCTCGCGGACTCGGGCCAGGTGGTGCTCGTTCCGGCGATCAGCCCGCTGGAGGAGCATCGCGCGCTGGCGCGCGAGGTGACCACCGCGGCGGGGCTCGACTTCTTCGAGGTGTTCATGGACACCCCGCTCGAGGACTGCGAGCGCCGCGACCCGAAGGGGCTCTACGCCAAGGCCCGCGCCGGGGAGATCACCCACTTCACCGGCATCGACAGCCCCTACCAGCGACCGAAAGACCCCGACTTGCACCTGACGCACGAGCATTCCCTCGACGCACTGGCCGACCGGGTCATCGAGTTGCTGGAGTCCACTCCGTGA
- a CDS encoding ArnT family glycosyltransferase, producing MTLAADIPVSTTPAPSPERPNRWTRPALVALLAGTAVLYLWGLGSSGWANDFYAAAAQAGTQSWKAWLFGSLDAGNAITVDKPPAAIWVMALSGRLFGFSPFTMLLPQALMGVASVGVLYAAVRRVSAPGAGLLAGLALAVTPVAASMFRYNNPDALLVLLLVVAAYLMVRAIESGATRWVVGTGVVLGFAFLTKMLQAFLVVPGLAIAFLVAAPVAFWPRVGKLAAGAAAMIATAGPFLALVSLWPADSRPYIGGSTDNSLLQLALGYNGIQRVMGGEGGMPGGGDRPGGGAALFFGGEPGIGRMFGASFGAEASWLLPAALIGLVAGLWFTRRTARTAAVRSSLLLWGGWLLVTAAVFSFMDGTIHPYYTLALAPAVAALVGICATELWRGRQFWAPRAVLAVMSAVTGVWSFILLDRAPDWQPWLRWVVLVGSIIVAAIIAAGVHRLGRFTVAVATAAILLGGAGSAAYAIETAAHAPSGPGAMAGPAAAHADFGGFGGPGGAGGPGGPDGPGGFGKAVSENTKLQNLVKVTDNRWAAASVGSMTAGSLELQTGTSVMAIGGFTGSDDSPTLAQFQAYVADGQVRYFIAGGHRGPRGDSGAAAEITAWVEKTFAPMDVGGTTVYDLAR from the coding sequence ATGACACTCGCCGCCGACATCCCGGTGAGCACCACGCCCGCTCCGTCGCCCGAGCGGCCGAACCGCTGGACACGCCCCGCCCTGGTGGCGCTGCTGGCCGGCACCGCCGTGCTCTACCTGTGGGGCCTCGGCTCCTCGGGCTGGGCCAACGACTTCTACGCCGCCGCCGCACAGGCCGGCACCCAGAGCTGGAAGGCCTGGCTGTTCGGTTCGCTGGACGCGGGTAACGCGATCACCGTCGACAAGCCTCCCGCCGCCATCTGGGTGATGGCGCTGTCCGGCAGGCTCTTCGGCTTCAGCCCCTTCACGATGCTGCTGCCGCAGGCCCTGATGGGAGTGGCGTCGGTCGGTGTCCTCTACGCCGCGGTGCGCCGCGTCAGCGCGCCCGGCGCGGGCCTGCTCGCGGGCTTGGCGCTCGCCGTCACGCCGGTGGCCGCCTCGATGTTCCGGTACAACAACCCTGATGCGCTGCTGGTGCTGCTGCTCGTGGTCGCCGCGTACCTGATGGTGCGTGCGATCGAGTCCGGCGCCACGCGCTGGGTGGTGGGCACCGGTGTGGTGCTCGGCTTCGCGTTCCTGACCAAGATGCTGCAGGCGTTCCTCGTCGTGCCCGGTCTGGCGATCGCGTTCCTGGTCGCCGCGCCGGTCGCGTTCTGGCCTCGCGTCGGCAAGCTGGCCGCCGGGGCGGCCGCGATGATCGCGACCGCCGGTCCGTTCCTGGCGCTGGTGAGCCTGTGGCCCGCCGACTCGCGGCCCTACATCGGCGGCTCCACGGACAACAGCCTGCTGCAACTCGCATTGGGCTACAACGGGATTCAGCGCGTGATGGGCGGTGAAGGGGGCATGCCCGGCGGTGGCGATCGCCCGGGTGGGGGAGCGGCCCTGTTCTTCGGCGGCGAGCCCGGCATCGGGCGCATGTTCGGGGCGTCGTTCGGCGCCGAGGCCTCCTGGCTGCTGCCCGCCGCGCTGATCGGACTGGTCGCCGGCCTGTGGTTCACCCGCCGCACCGCGCGCACGGCGGCCGTCCGCTCGAGCCTGCTGCTGTGGGGCGGATGGCTGCTGGTCACCGCCGCCGTCTTCAGCTTCATGGACGGCACCATCCACCCGTATTACACGCTGGCGCTGGCGCCGGCAGTGGCGGCGCTGGTCGGCATCTGCGCGACCGAACTGTGGCGCGGCAGGCAGTTCTGGGCGCCGCGCGCAGTGCTGGCCGTGATGTCGGCGGTCACCGGGGTGTGGTCGTTCATCCTGCTCGACCGGGCGCCCGACTGGCAGCCCTGGCTGCGGTGGGTGGTGCTGGTCGGCTCGATCATCGTGGCCGCGATCATCGCCGCCGGTGTGCACCGGCTCGGCCGGTTCACCGTCGCGGTCGCGACTGCGGCGATCCTGCTCGGCGGTGCCGGGTCAGCGGCCTACGCCATCGAGACGGCGGCGCACGCCCCCAGCGGCCCCGGCGCCATGGCGGGTCCCGCCGCGGCGCACGCCGACTTCGGCGGGTTCGGAGGCCCCGGCGGCGCAGGTGGCCCCGGTGGCCCGGACGGGCCCGGCGGCTTCGGGAAGGCGGTGTCCGAGAACACGAAGCTGCAGAATCTCGTGAAGGTGACCGACAACCGCTGGGCCGCGGCGAGCGTGGGCTCGATGACCGCGGGCAGTCTGGAGTTGCAGACGGGCACCTCGGTGATGGCGATCGGCGGTTTCACCGGCAGCGACGACTCACCCACGCTGGCGCAGTTCCAGGCCTATGTGGCCGACGGTCAGGTGCGCTACTTCATCGCGGGCGGGCACCGCGGGCCCAGGGGTGACTCCGGCGCTGCCGCTGAGATCACCGCGTGGGTCGAGAAGACCTTCGCACCGATGGACGTCGGCGGCACGACGGTCTACGACCTTGCGCGCTGA
- a CDS encoding beta-class carbonic anhydrase, with product MSVTDEYLLNNQEYAKTFSGPLPLPPSKHVAVVACMDARLDVYRILGLADGEAHVIRNAGGVVTDDEIRSLAISQRLLGTREIILIHHTDCGMLTFTDDGFKQQIQDETGLKPEWAAEAFQDVDEDVRQSLRRIEASPFVTKHESLRGFVFDVATGKLAEVTL from the coding sequence ATGTCGGTGACAGACGAGTACCTGTTGAACAACCAGGAGTACGCGAAGACGTTCTCCGGCCCGTTGCCGCTGCCGCCCAGCAAGCACGTCGCGGTGGTCGCCTGCATGGACGCGCGGCTCGACGTGTACCGCATCCTCGGGCTCGCCGACGGCGAGGCGCACGTGATCCGCAATGCCGGCGGCGTCGTCACCGACGACGAGATCCGCTCGTTGGCGATCAGCCAGCGTCTGCTCGGCACCCGGGAGATCATCCTCATCCACCACACCGATTGCGGGATGCTGACCTTCACCGACGATGGCTTCAAGCAGCAGATCCAGGATGAGACAGGCCTCAAGCCCGAGTGGGCCGCCGAGGCCTTTCAGGACGTCGACGAGGACGTCCGGCAGTCGCTGCGCCGCATCGAGGCAAGCCCGTTCGTGACCAAGCACGAATCGCTGCGCGGTTTCGTCTTCGACGTCGCGACCGGCAAGCTCGCCGAGGTCACGCTGTAG
- a CDS encoding 3'(2'),5'-bisphosphate nucleotidase CysQ, giving the protein MTATDHEVAARLATEAGTLLLDVRAEFADASSDERKAAGDKRSHDFLMEALAAERPDDAVLSEEGVDDPVRLSATRVWIVDPLDGTREFSELGRTDWAVHVALWESGELVAGAVALPAQGITLATPTVPAPPAQPGSPRIVVSRTRPPAVALEVKDALGGTLVEMGSAGAKVASVVQGLSDVYVHAGGQYEWDSAAPVAVARAAGLHTSRIDGSPLIYNQRDSKLPDLIVCRPELADAVLAVTARR; this is encoded by the coding sequence GTGACCGCCACCGACCACGAGGTGGCCGCGCGGCTGGCCACCGAGGCGGGCACGCTGCTTCTCGACGTGCGGGCCGAGTTCGCCGATGCCAGCTCCGACGAGCGGAAGGCGGCGGGGGACAAGCGTTCTCACGACTTCCTGATGGAGGCGCTGGCCGCCGAGCGGCCCGATGACGCCGTGCTCTCCGAAGAGGGCGTCGACGACCCCGTGCGGCTGTCGGCCACCCGTGTGTGGATCGTCGATCCGTTGGACGGCACCCGGGAGTTCTCCGAACTGGGCCGCACCGACTGGGCCGTGCACGTCGCGCTGTGGGAATCCGGTGAACTCGTGGCCGGCGCGGTGGCGCTGCCGGCGCAAGGAATCACGCTGGCCACCCCGACGGTGCCCGCACCGCCCGCGCAACCCGGATCGCCGCGCATCGTCGTCTCCCGCACCCGGCCACCGGCCGTCGCGCTGGAGGTCAAGGACGCCCTTGGCGGCACGCTCGTCGAAATGGGTTCGGCCGGTGCGAAAGTGGCGTCGGTGGTGCAGGGCCTTTCGGACGTCTACGTGCATGCGGGCGGACAGTACGAGTGGGACTCGGCGGCCCCCGTCGCGGTCGCTCGCGCGGCAGGTCTGCACACGTCGCGGATCGACGGCTCGCCGTTGATCTACAACCAGCGCGACTCCAAGCTGCCGGACCTGATCGTCTGCCGGCCCGAGCTGGCCGATGCGGTGTTGGCGGTGACGGCCCGGCGGTAG